In Pleurodeles waltl isolate 20211129_DDA chromosome 5, aPleWal1.hap1.20221129, whole genome shotgun sequence, the DNA window GACAGCCAGCCATAAAACGGTGCCTCTTTACTCTTTTTTAAATGTGCCCTTAGTCACTGTTCATTGAATTTTTTACTGATCTGTGTGACCCTGTCCCTACTGTTGGGCAACCTGGATTTTTGTGGCCCAAGGCCAGCTGGGGGATCAAACCCACATGATCTGGGCTGCTTCTTGCCCAGCTGACAAGGGCACTTGTTTCAGCGTGTGAGCTGGCACCCTTTGTTTCCCACCGGTGGCCACGAGTAGGTTTCTGAGTGTGTTGCACTCACTTGACACCGTCTTGGTGAGTGGGAGATGGCACATCACTGTGCTCCCAAAGCCCTGGTCTTCCTCAGGAGCTTCTCTGCACAAAGGAGCATGATGGAGCGGAGGTGTGCTCTTGGAGCACTAGCGCTCCTTGAGGGTGAGTAGGTCAGCGTCTGATACAGAAAGGAGCGGAAGCAGGCAAGTATGCCACTCTCCATGATGATCCATTAGCCATAAGAAAGGATTAGTGAGCCAGGATGAAAGCAAGCAGGGAAGCTTCTAGTGTAGGACAAAACTATTTTTCTCTTGCCCTCTTGAGTCAATTGACTTGGCTTTTTAGCGTTTACACCAAGTGGCACGGTTTAATCAACAGATATGTTTGTTTTGGCCTCCTGGATTGAAACCTTTGGTGATGTTCCTGGATCTAGTTTTCCACTGCTTTTCCTGTGATGAGGCACAGCTTAGGGCTATCTTAGCACCGGATAACTCTCCATGTCCTAGAGTCATatttagcagcatcccacagcgcTTATGGAGGATAACCGTCTTAGCTTGCAatcctcaggcccccagcactcatAGCCATTTGCCGGGTTCGCATCAGTCCAGCAGGAGTGAAGAAGTCCCCCTTCGAATAGTCACTCACCTACAGGACAAGCCCACAGAATTATTTGactccaaatgacaaaaatccaatagaaccaaagatatgcaactttaaagatttcaggtaagtatagcacctaaaagcataaagcttcaCTCTTAGTTATCAGGTTGTGCAAGGCAGAGtgaaagacacaagttcaggccgaccgcaatgaagCATCACTGTAACTTAAAGATCCTGTCAGACATTGTGGCTGGTTGTTGCTGGAGATTCATGTTGAGAGTCACCGTGGACTGTAGATGCTGTAGCGCAAAGGGCTGATCTTGTGTTGTCAGTCATTGATGGTGTTCACTGTAGCGCAAAGAATCGGGTTCAGTGGAGCCTCGTGTTGGCAGCAAGATTTTGGTGCTAGCAGACCTATCTGTGGTCATGAAGAGCCCATAACTTCAGGAATTTTCCTCTTATTGGAGGGAAGCTCaattgatgccacaccaagggtccaaggCCTTGGAAACACTTCTTGGGGATCATGATCTAACTCCAGCAGAAActagcagggttcaggcaggttcATTTGCAagtgcaggaagtgagtcagctggACAGATAGAGAGAGCCCTCTATAGCTTGTTATACCCCTGTAGCTAAGGAAAAGGAGGTTAGTCagctgacacttggagtcacttgAGTTTGGGATGAAGGATGCAGggccaatcttccttctcagcatGTAAGATAGCAGAGTAGAAGTCTTcttagcagcagggcagcagcaccgTCCTTCTGTAATATCCACAGATTCAGAGGTGTACtggagagtgggtctgagggtcctatttttatacctatgacttctttgaagtaggaggagtttctagagaattctgtttgaagtgcttgaagtttcctgcctcccctggctgACTTCATGAACTAGGCAGTGGTCATATGTCatctgtgtgaaggcagggcacaagcTATTGATCTGAAAGTCTGGCTGTGTCAGGCTCCACCCCCATCCTGCAAGTAATGGATCATTCAGGTGCACTGATGCCCTCTAATgtctggctgtctgggaggaaataAAATGTCCAACTGCTAACTACACcctatcatgtgacccaggaacaggcagaAGACACCACGCAgtgagggcaggaaaatgccaacattctaaaagtggcattttcaaaattgtaacttaaaatccaactttcctgttaaagagagttttaaattacaattttcatGTACCAAACATGATTGTTTTCgtgttcccaatcaaaggttaacAAATATTAAATAAAGCAACCCAATGATATCCTGTgtaagaggtaggcctcacagtagtgataaaCAATTTTAGGATttttgtcaccacaaaaacatataAAACTCAAAATTACAAGTCCAGCCTTTTACTTACAATGCCTCTTACCCTTtaagctatctagggcctaccttaaagcgACGTATATGTAAcagaaggggaggttaaggcttgacaGGGGCTTTATTTTGCAAAGTCGCTTTGCCAGTTGAAAACTATATTAAGACTGCAATagtagacctgggacatgttttaaagggcttctTACGTGGGTgcctgtcctgctatttgatggagttttgttttgaccaatgactttgtgtttcaccactgcgcatattagttgctcaatgttcaccagtagcacatggtatgttttgttcagtttagccgcctatgggctttgacattgcattagtcattacattctgtattgtgcctattggctttgacatggcattagccattgctttctgtattcagtttagccgcctatgggctttgacattgcattagccattacattctgtattctgcctattggctttgacatgctgtatccagtctagccgcctattggctttgacattgcatgcctattgactttgacatgatgtattcaatttagctgcctattgactttgacatgctattagatattctgcctattggctttgacatgatatcatatattacattttgtattcagcttaactgcctattggctttgacatgatattatacattacactttgtattcagctccgctgccttttggctttgacatgatattagacattgtattttgtattcagcttagatgcctattggctttgacatgacactagacattgcatttgatatttaggttagctgcctattgcctttaacatgacattgcatttgatatttaggttagctgcccattgcctttaacgtggagttctgtatttttccaagctgtgtttttgcaccagagaaccaagatgttttgctctcacagtagactagacctgataagagagagtacatgggcgtcgtttctcttcccttgagcttgggaacaggagtagtcttggagacctggccagtctccaaaaggcttgctcagtttcccaggtctgagaggagggggcacacctttgtaacgaatgtaacaggctgcagagagtcagattcgaatctgccggacctcgtgctggagcttggcgccagttgccagcatcccgtgtgggtagatgacactctttctcgcggctgacaggggtctcagcttgcagaccttagaaagatgtagctgtaaatagttcctacacggtgaagtatttgttttgctttgcattcaatatcttataaatataacctgctgtgtatattgcaaactgatatattttgtttgattaacgcggacttgaaagctactaattcgtcattcattcataaacattgtggttggggaagaataaaataacaataaaagtcttctttgacctcagaagtgcatttctgttgtgttatgttagtgcttagaaactaaataagaggaaagcactacaattggtacctggagtcgtggggtcggtcattaagaggtgattaagaaggggtttgacgagttagtagatttctaagtgcacactttaaaagtgtaattgtttttttgttgtttggagaattacagaaattgttttctgtttggagaatcacagtagcacggcagaccatgtctgagaatacatgtgttgatgaactgcctgatggtgctaagaaaaactgtgaattgttttctgtttggggaattacagaagaaaatgcatgtgtagctaaaaggcctgataaggttttgagaaataattcccgttgtatatatgtagaaaacgtgtgttttggaagtaatgatgacagaaaggtctggatacctttatctgcttacagagaaatgcaggagaaatgtaggcagttggaacatgaaaataggaatttacgtgagcaaattagccaggatacgataattcaaaataatgctgaaagttataaaaatgaagaatcttccttgtcccattccagtaatgagggggttaagacagctccgagctgcactgagtttccgtgtgagccaaggtttttggcagccaaaatgcattccttaactgataacacggacgagaatgtgatttacaagttaccgttgcaaaatgcacaagtaaaacgaaggattttagagcaagacaccccgagtttcattagtttgtttgatttttggaaaaagaatagccctcatttgagagaaatcctaacacttttgtacatggtcactgtgaaaaataatatgcagctgcgcgcttgtgatttggcaaatgaaataatgcagactttaggtttctgcgcagtgcaagaaggaaatacttatgtacatttaaatcatgaacaaggaaagaaaatagtgcccctagctagaatcatacaatggatctggtacttgcaagacagggctagagtaccacagataaaagaattaccaatgaagttgtgtgcaccatttgaattcgtgtccactgaagataaaaagcatgtttgttttactaatgattcattgactgaaatgttgctttctggcacagtagaagaaacagcgttgtataatgtgtgtcagattttaaagcaagagctacgtgagatgtgtcatttttatgctgatttttggttctttgataatgttttagcacctaactggttcaattaccttgcagatgttaatgagaaaaatgcagagagagaagtgttcacccagaattctgccttagtggggatggctatgtgggtgccccagaaatgtgaaaaggccacttacaggtgggcagagatgagagagatgcccattcccctagatttgataaaaactgtgcagcacgcacaaaagcaatctgtcatgcaagcagtcacagagcagttggggagaggaaagttaccagaacagaaatggcaaattgatcaggttttagggagagtgattgctgcaaattaccaaggaaaaatcgaaattatgctgatacctagaaaagaatctgattcattcatacaaattggagacagaatggcccaaattggcaaaagtgcagtgaatggaggtttggtaaagaaggagtctgccccagcccttctgacagtgcaagaaaagggaagctgtggtgcagcagataaaaacctcagtgctgatgtgtgggctgacgccccaagttaccctccagaacctgcagagaatataacaaagggccccaaaaacgtcctgctgattataaaacagggaaaggaagaggaagggtgcagtttaaatgaaaaatgttatttgcaagaaaagtcatacttgtttcttttgcagatcctaccacgtttcgccactgtccctgagtgcgctgtgtggtcccccttccggtgtgtgcgtgtggggtcggggaagggaccgaatccccaacctgaaccgggctgagtaaagtgccagcaccatggatccattttgcgcaaactgcgccttcagttcaagttcaacttgtttgctgtgttttttttttcccctctcgtatggaactctgacttttgcttaccttccagaaaacctttcaggtggaccgtgcacctttacatgagcagaactcatgccacatcaaattgctaacactgttgaattagagactcattcagaaaaaaaaaaaaaaattgcccagtctttttctatgtagatgtatctgatgtgaaaggttatgagatcaatgtgttaattcacttctattgctttacagggattgctttgatcattgaaatttgatttgctgataatgttttttttgtttgtttgaaatatgagatatgtgaaacaaaaattcattggtcaaagggcggaatgtcctgctatttgatggagttttgttttgaccaatgactttgtgtttcaccactgcgcatattagttgctcaatgttcaccagtagcacatggtatgttttgttcagtttagccgcctatgggctttgacattgcattagtcattacattctgtattgtgcctattggctttgacatggcattagccattgctttctgtattcagtttagccgcctatgggctttgacattgcattagccattacattctgtattctgcctattggctttgacatgctgtatccagtctagccgcctattggctttgacattgcatgcctattgactttgacatgatgtattcaatttagctgcctattgactttgacatgctattagatattctgcctattggctttgacatgatatcatatattacattttgtattcagcttaactgcctattggctttgacatgatattatacattacactttgtattcagctccgctgccttttggctttgacatgatattagacattgtattttgtattcagcttagatgcctattggctttgacatgacactagacattgcatttgatatttaggttagctgcctattgcctttaacatgacattgcatttgatatttaggttagctgcccattgcctttaacgtggagttctgtatttttccaagctgtgtttttgcaccagagaaccaagatgttttgctctcacagtagactagacctgataagagagagtacatgggcgtcgtttctcttcccttgagcttgggaacaggagtagtcttggagacctggccagtctccaaaaggcttgctcagtttcccaggtctgagaggagggggcacacctttgtaacgaatgtaacaggctgcagagagtcagattcgaatctgccggacctcgtgctggagcttggcgccagttgccagcatcccgtgtgggtagatgacactctttctcgcggctgacaggggtctcagcttgcagaccttagaaagatgtagctgtaaatagttcctacacggtgaagtatttgttttgctttgcattcaatatcttataaatataacctgctgtgtatattgcaaactgatatattttgtttgattaacgcggacttgaaagctactaattcgtcattcattcataaacattgtggttggggaagaataaaataacaataaaagtcttctttgacctcagaagtgcatttctgttgtgttatgttagtgcttagaaactaaataagaggaaagcactacagtgccACAATAAGTGCTCAGGCCCACTATTACTGTTTaagttacaggtcctgggcatatggtacaccactgtactagggacttaaaagtaaataaataaggcAATCAGGTGTAGGCCGATTTTTCCATGATTTATaaagtgagtacaagcacattaccCCTAGTGaggtgcacagagtcataaggccaacacaAATATATTCAGCAAAAATAGTAGGGCTGAAGGCAAAAGGGttgggggtggccctgcagagaaAACCAAGCCCAACATCCTTCCACTTATTACCACTACCAAGCTTGCTCCTTCACACCAAACTTCAGTGGGGGCCTTCCACAGAGTCTGTAGACTGGAGGTGTGCAAAATGTGCACAATTTGCTTTACCATAATTTAGCAAACTTTCAGGAATATTACACAAAATTACATGTAAATATGCAAAATACGAAAGTCGCACTTGGCACTGCATTGTAGTGTAAAATACATCCTTTCTTCGAGTTTGAACACATGATGGCATTTTCTGGTAAAACTCAATGCTAATTATCAAAAGCAGCATGAACAGAACTGCTTTCTGTACATTGTTACTGCAAATGTGCACTGAAATTCAGGAATTTAGCTTAACACAAAATTACCAACATGAGTTAGGCCAGCGTATCTAAACATTCACCCCTGGGGGGAGGGACTACTGGAGGCAGAGGCATATCTTCTCTCCTATTGTTTCTCTAGGAAGAGAGTTTCCGAAAAGTGTGAGGGTAAATGATCTATGGAGATTCTATTCCCACCCCCCTTCCCCGAAAAGTGTTGATCCCTTTATAGTTGTGCCTGTTGTGTGGAGAACCTTTGATCAACCTGCGGAGTAATTAACTTGACTCAGCAAGATTGTTCAAAAGTCAAATCTAATTAAGGGCCTTCTCAGAGAAATATGGTCAAacctatacaaatatttacaaaataatgttgTATTTGGACTCAGGACCTTTGCTAACCTATAGAAACAGATGTTAAACTCCTTTATAGCGCTAGCGAATTCAAAGCTAAATAATGGTGCAGCTCTGGCCAGTGTAAATACAGTTATGCACTAAAGACTTACTTTAAAGTAAAAAGGTTGGCACAGGCATTTAAGCCTGCAATCCATTTTGCCCCATGTTATAGTCAGTGAGAATCAATCAGATAATAAATCCAggtggcaaaaatgtaaaaataatcccTTTTCATTTCTTGAAGTTGTTTTGGTTTTGGTTGAAACGATTTGTGAATCTttggactggtgttggattttaaaGACTACTAtttggaaatatttttaaaaatcacaatTCGCAAAATTCCGCTCTACTACTTTTTTCAGTCTGAAATAATAGACAAT includes these proteins:
- the LOC138295644 gene encoding uncharacterized protein, encoding MSENTCVDELPDGAKKNCELFSVWGITEENACVAKRPDKVLRNNSRCIYVENVCFGSNDDRKVWIPLSAYREMQEKCRQLEHENRNLREQISQDTIIQNNAESYKNEESSLSHSSNEGVKTAPSCTEFPCEPRFLAAKMHSLTDNTDENVIYKLPLQNAQVKRRILEQDTPSFISLFDFWKKNSPHLREILTLLYMVTVKNNMQLRACDLANEIMQTLGFCAVQEGNTYVHLNHEQGKKIVPLARIIQWIWYLQDRARVPQIKELPMKLCAPFEFVSTEDKKHVCFTNDSLTEMLLSGTVEETALYNVCQILKQELREMCHFYADFWFFDNVLAPNWFNYLADVNEKNAEREVFTQNSALVGMAMWVPQKCEKATYRSYHVSPLSLSALCGPPSGVCVWGRGRDRIPNLNRAE